The Denitrificimonas caeni genome has a segment encoding these proteins:
- the rpoB gene encoding DNA-directed RNA polymerase subunit beta: protein MAYSYTEKKRIRKDFSKLQDVMDVPYLLAIQLDSYREFLQTGVSKEQFRDIGLHAAFKSVFPIISYSGNAALEYVGYRLGEPAFDVKECSLRGVTYAVPLRVKVRLIIFDRESSSKAIKDIKEQEVYMGEIPLMTENGTFVINGTERVIVSQLHRSPGVFFDHDRGKTHSSGKLLYSARIIPYRGSWLDFEFDPKDCVFVRIDRRRKLPASVLLRALGYTTEEILAAFYATNVFHVSADEVSLELVPQRLRGEIATFDIKDDKDKVIVEEGRRITSRHINQLEKAGITKLIVPNEYIIGVTTAKPIVHPATGEILVECNTELTAEMLQTVVDAQVVQIEALYTNDIDCGPFISDTLKIDGTTNQLEALVEIYRMMRPGEPPTKDAAENLFKNLFFTSERYDLSAVGRMKFNRRIGRTEILGEGVLSKEDIVDVLKTIVAIRNGHGIVDDIDHLGNRRVRCVGEMAENQFRVGLVRVERAVKERLSMAESEGLMPQDLINAKPVAAAVKEFFGSSQLSQFMDQNNPLSEVTHKRRVSALGPGGLTRERAGFEVRDVHPTHYGRVCPVETPEGPNIGLINSLATYARTNSYGFLETPYRIVNEGKVTDEIVFLSAIEEADHVVAQASALMNENNELIEELVTVRHVNETTVKAPNEVTLMDVSPKQVVSVAASLIPFLEHDDANRALMGSNMQRQAVPTLRADKPLVGTGMERNVARDSGVCEVARRGGVIESVDASRIVVRANDDEIEAGEAGVDIYNLTKYTRSNQNTCINQRPLVRKGERVSRGDIMADGPSTDMGELALGQNMRVAFMPWNGYNFEDSILLSERVAEEDRYTTIHIQELTCVSRDTKLGPEEITSDIPNVGEAALNKLDEAGIVYVGAEVEAGDILVGKVTPKGETQLTPEEKLLRAIFGEKASDVKDTSLRVPTGTKGTIIDVQVFTRDGVERDSRALSIEKSQLDEIRKDLNEEFRIVEGATFERLRAHLVGAKAEGGAGVKKGTELTDAILDGIEHGQWFKLRMAEDALNEQLEKAQAYLSDRRKLLDEKFEDKKRKLQQGDDLAPGVQKIVKVYLAIKRRIQPGDKMAGRHGNKGVVSVIMPVEDMPHDADGVPVDIVLNPLGVPSRMNVGQILETHLGLAAKGLGEKINLMLEEQRKVTELREFLHKIYNEIGGADEDRVDLDSLNDEEILELANNLRGGVPMATPVFDGAEEPEIKAMLKLADLPESGQMTLYDGRTGNAFDRPVTVGYMYILKLNHLVDDKMHARSTGSYSLVTQQPLGGKAQFGGQRFGEMEVWALEAYGAAYTLQEMLTVKSDDVNGRTKMYKNIVDGDHRMEPGMPESFNVLIKEIRSLGIDIELETV, encoded by the coding sequence ATGGCTTACTCATATACTGAGAAAAAACGTATCCGCAAGGACTTTAGCAAGCTGCAGGATGTTATGGATGTGCCGTATTTGCTGGCAATCCAATTAGATTCTTACCGTGAATTTCTGCAGACTGGCGTGAGCAAGGAGCAGTTCCGTGATATTGGCCTGCACGCAGCCTTTAAATCGGTATTTCCGATTATCAGTTACTCAGGCAACGCAGCGCTTGAGTACGTAGGGTATCGCCTCGGCGAGCCCGCTTTTGATGTCAAAGAATGTTCTTTACGTGGCGTAACCTACGCGGTTCCGTTGCGCGTAAAAGTACGCTTAATTATTTTTGATCGTGAATCATCAAGTAAAGCGATTAAAGATATTAAAGAACAAGAAGTCTACATGGGTGAAATTCCTCTGATGACTGAAAACGGTACTTTTGTAATTAATGGTACCGAGCGCGTTATTGTTTCGCAGTTGCACCGCTCTCCTGGGGTGTTCTTTGACCACGACCGTGGCAAAACGCACAGCTCAGGCAAGCTGCTTTATTCTGCACGTATTATTCCTTACCGTGGATCATGGCTCGATTTTGAGTTCGACCCGAAAGACTGCGTGTTCGTGCGTATTGACCGCCGCCGTAAACTACCTGCATCGGTATTGTTACGCGCGCTGGGTTATACCACGGAAGAGATCCTTGCCGCTTTCTACGCGACTAACGTGTTCCACGTATCTGCGGATGAAGTCAGCCTTGAGTTGGTACCGCAACGTTTACGTGGTGAGATTGCCACCTTCGACATTAAAGACGATAAAGACAAAGTTATCGTTGAAGAAGGGCGCCGTATTACCTCAAGACATATTAACCAGTTAGAAAAAGCTGGCATCACTAAATTAATTGTTCCTAATGAGTACATCATTGGGGTTACCACTGCTAAACCGATCGTGCACCCTGCAACTGGTGAGATCTTAGTTGAGTGCAATACTGAGCTGACTGCGGAAATGCTGCAGACTGTCGTAGATGCGCAAGTGGTACAAATTGAAGCCTTGTACACCAACGATATTGACTGTGGTCCATTTATTTCAGATACCCTGAAAATTGATGGCACCACCAATCAGCTCGAAGCGCTGGTGGAAATCTATCGTATGATGCGTCCTGGCGAGCCGCCAACTAAAGACGCCGCAGAGAACCTGTTTAAAAACTTATTCTTTACTTCTGAGCGTTATGACTTGTCAGCTGTTGGTCGGATGAAGTTTAACCGCCGTATTGGTCGCACAGAAATTTTGGGTGAAGGCGTACTCAGCAAAGAAGATATTGTTGATGTGCTGAAAACCATCGTTGCGATTCGTAACGGTCACGGCATTGTCGATGATATTGACCACCTCGGTAACCGTCGTGTGCGTTGCGTTGGTGAAATGGCTGAAAACCAGTTCCGTGTTGGTTTAGTTCGTGTTGAGCGTGCGGTTAAAGAGCGCTTATCCATGGCTGAAAGCGAAGGTTTGATGCCCCAAGACTTGATTAACGCTAAGCCCGTAGCTGCCGCTGTTAAAGAGTTCTTTGGCTCTAGCCAGCTGTCGCAGTTTATGGACCAGAACAACCCGCTCTCTGAAGTGACGCATAAGCGTCGTGTCTCCGCGCTTGGACCAGGCGGCTTGACCCGTGAGCGTGCTGGTTTTGAAGTGCGTGACGTACACCCGACTCATTATGGTCGTGTTTGCCCGGTGGAAACACCAGAAGGCCCGAACATTGGTTTAATTAATTCGCTGGCCACTTATGCGCGTACCAATAGCTATGGCTTCCTTGAGACACCATACCGCATTGTCAATGAAGGCAAGGTCACTGATGAGATTGTATTCTTGTCAGCGATTGAAGAGGCTGATCACGTTGTCGCTCAGGCTTCAGCTTTGATGAACGAAAACAACGAGTTGATTGAAGAGCTGGTAACTGTTCGCCACGTCAACGAAACCACAGTTAAAGCACCCAATGAAGTAACGTTGATGGATGTGTCGCCGAAGCAGGTTGTTTCGGTTGCTGCGTCCTTGATTCCGTTCCTTGAGCATGATGATGCTAACCGTGCATTGATGGGCTCGAACATGCAGCGTCAAGCTGTACCAACCCTGCGTGCGGATAAGCCGCTAGTGGGTACTGGTATGGAGCGCAACGTTGCCCGTGACTCAGGCGTGTGTGAAGTTGCCCGTCGTGGTGGTGTGATTGAGTCGGTTGATGCCAGTCGTATTGTTGTACGCGCCAATGATGATGAAATTGAAGCAGGTGAGGCAGGTGTAGATATTTACAACCTGACTAAATATACCCGCTCTAACCAGAACACCTGTATTAACCAGCGTCCATTAGTGCGCAAAGGTGAGCGTGTTTCCCGTGGCGACATTATGGCTGATGGCCCATCCACCGACATGGGTGAGTTGGCGCTAGGTCAGAATATGCGCGTGGCATTTATGCCATGGAACGGTTACAACTTCGAAGACTCCATCTTGCTCTCAGAGCGAGTGGCCGAAGAAGACCGTTACACCACCATTCATATTCAGGAATTGACCTGTGTTTCCCGTGACACCAAGTTAGGCCCAGAAGAAATTACTTCGGATATTCCTAACGTGGGCGAAGCGGCACTGAACAAGCTGGATGAAGCCGGTATTGTCTATGTGGGTGCTGAAGTAGAGGCAGGTGATATTCTGGTCGGTAAAGTGACGCCAAAAGGCGAAACTCAGCTGACGCCAGAAGAGAAACTCTTGCGCGCTATTTTCGGTGAGAAAGCTTCTGACGTTAAAGATACTTCACTGCGCGTTCCTACTGGTACCAAAGGTACTATTATTGATGTGCAGGTCTTTACTCGTGATGGTGTTGAGCGTGATAGCCGTGCGTTATCGATTGAGAAGTCGCAACTTGACGAAATCCGCAAAGATCTCAACGAAGAGTTCCGCATCGTTGAAGGTGCAACCTTTGAGCGTTTACGTGCCCACTTGGTGGGTGCTAAAGCAGAAGGCGGTGCTGGCGTTAAGAAAGGCACTGAGCTGACGGATGCAATTCTTGATGGCATCGAGCACGGTCAATGGTTCAAATTACGCATGGCAGAAGATGCGCTCAATGAGCAGCTGGAAAAAGCACAAGCATATCTGTCGGACCGTCGCAAACTGTTGGATGAAAAGTTTGAAGACAAAAAACGTAAGCTGCAGCAGGGCGATGACTTAGCGCCTGGCGTACAGAAGATCGTTAAAGTTTACTTGGCAATCAAGCGTCGCATTCAGCCTGGGGATAAAATGGCTGGACGTCACGGTAACAAAGGTGTGGTATCGGTTATTATGCCTGTCGAAGACATGCCGCATGATGCTGATGGTGTGCCGGTTGATATCGTTTTGAACCCGCTTGGTGTTCCGTCGCGAATGAACGTCGGCCAAATTCTTGAAACCCACTTAGGCTTAGCTGCCAAAGGCTTGGGTGAAAAGATCAACCTGATGCTAGAAGAGCAACGCAAAGTCACTGAACTGCGCGAGTTTTTACATAAGATTTATAACGAGATTGGTGGTGCTGATGAAGACCGCGTTGATCTTGATAGTCTCAATGATGAAGAAATTCTCGAGCTGGCAAATAACTTGCGTGGCGGTGTGCCGATGGCTACCCCTGTGTTTGACGGTGCTGAAGAACCAGAAATTAAAGCAATGCTTAAGCTTGCTGATCTACCAGAAAGTGGCCAGATGACACTGTATGACGGCCGTACCGGTAACGCATTTGATCGTCCTGTGACGGTTGGTTACATGTATATCCTGAAGTTGAACCACTTGGTTGACGACAAGATGCATGCGCGTTCTACGGGTTCATACAGTCTTGTTACTCAGCAGCCTCTAGGCGGTAAAGCACAGTTCGGTGGACAGCGCTTTGGTGAGATGGAGGTGTGGGCGCTGGAAGCATATGGTGCTGCATATACTCTGCAAGAAATGTTGACCGTGAAATCGGATGACGTGAACGGCCGGACTAAAATGTATAAAAACATTGTAGACGGAGATCACCGTATGGAGCCTGGCATGCCAGAGTCCTTCAACGTATTGATCAAAGAGATTCGTTCGCTCGGTATCGATATCGAACTGGAAACCGTTTAA